The Setaria viridis chromosome 2, Setaria_viridis_v4.0, whole genome shotgun sequence DNA window TGTAGTACTACACCGTAATTTAGAAAAGGCTCAAATAACCTACAATCTGAAATTGGGGAATTGAATTGGGAAATGGGGATCTGCTGAGATCCTAATGTGTATCCTAATGTGTACGTCTGCCCGAATGAAAACAACTGGAATTCTGAAGGGATCAGTAGTTGCGTTGGTTCTAACGTCCCGGGCGGCTTTCCCTTGTGTACCCGTCGTACCAAACGCAATATGTTTAGCTCCAACGACCTTTTCAAGCGGCAGCAGGCAAGCAGTACTCGTGATCAGTCCTCCGTTGCTTTGGCGATCCGGCCAGCGTGACACATCTGACCACTGACCAAGGAGGGTCCAGAAGCACACGTCGTCCTCCTCCAGAACGCAATCGAGACGACGAATGCGCGCGGTAGCCATGGTCAAGGTCGCCGTGTTGCTTTGCTTTCTTCAATTCCCTTCCGATTCCGTGGCGTTCATGCCCACCCTGGCCGTCGCGGCGTTTGCCGGCCAAACGAACAGGGCGCTGCGAAAAAGACCGGCCGTCTGCGAATGATTCGACGGGAAGTTTGCCAGGCACGCACGGACGTTGCAACGACCATTTGTTCATGTGACAGTCTGGCGGCCGGTTCCGACGACCGAACACCTATAGCGCTTCATCACGGAGGGAATGGCAATTGGATGGGAATTTTAAACTACGAAAGGAGAATCATTTGCAAGAGTTTTTTGCTAGCTACGGATGGAGCGTGTGGAAAACTAAGAAACCATTTTTGCTTTGAGAATGGCACGCGGCTAGGTATGCAGAAGCTATGGAGATTCATGATATAGGGATACCTGGCAGCTCGAAGGCGAGGAGGTCGGAGCCGCGGCGGAGGCAGAGCTCGCAGGCGACCTGCCCGGACACGGACACCGACGACACGGGCTCCTCGCCGTACCCCGCGATGCGCGCCAGCTCCGCGGGCGAGAAGTAGAGCTCCATCGGCTCCACCACCGGCAGCGACGACGcttcctccatcgccgccgccgctgcgaaGACGAGGAGCAAAGCGGCAGCCGCTCTTCTCCGAAGCAGCAACATGCCGTCGGCTGTCgcagctctctctctccctctatCTATCTGTTGGGTCCAGGCTCCAGAGCAAATCGAACTACTAGTAGTACGTTCAGGGGgaaaggagggaaggagggagggagtataAGGGTGCGCCTGCGATGCTTGGGTTGGTCCGTCGTCACGTTGACTTGGAAAGCAAGGGTGTGCGTACGTGCGCCGCATGATGTGTACAGAGCAGGCGCGTCTGCGTGGCTTGTGCGTTTGGTCCATGGCAACTGCCGAGGGGGCAACTGGGCAAGTCAGCAGTCATGCGTCCGAGTGGTTCAGGTGTCGTGTGGTGCGCGGTGGTTCGGGCGGGTGTAACCGTTCTCCACCTGCGTATATGGGCCGGTCATGTATGTGTTGGGCTAGCTACGTActgtttctccttttcttttgcgaAACAAATGGCTAAAAATCATCATCGTTATTGTTCTAGAAGCAAAATCTAGAGTAAAATGCATATCGCATCACTAAACTAGTACCAAATTATCATATGAATTACACTAACTTCGCTAATGGTGCATGGGGGCATCATCAAATTGGCATCGTTGTTCATCTGAGGTCCTTTTCTGAACACATAAGCATTTGTCCTTCCACATAAGCAGGTTTCATCCATCATGGCATGAGAATGCAATGCACAACGGTCACGAGCACTACATGCGAGCCAAGAGCTAAGACTGATTTGCACGAATTACTTTCCGCAAAACCCCTTGAAAGAATTAGGTAccacatatttttttatttgtttcttcCTCATGCCTGAGATGGCAAAACAAAACGGAGTACAACCCCGACGGCGAGTATGGGTGGCGTGTTGCAGCTCGCCATGCAAATATGGCTGGTGGGAGTTTCAGCGATGTAGATGGGCGGAGAGAACCAAATGGATTGCTGCCACAATATAGTAAGTTCATGAACTCATCTATAGTGTTAGGGCAAGGCGCACTCCGGGAAAGCTAGAAAttaccgagtgtattttttttgccgagtgtttttttcgagcactcggcaaacaagctcttcgccgagtgtcaagccaaaaatactcggcaaataaaaaacactcggcaaattggggttttgccgagtggcaaataaaaaacactcggcaaacccccccccccccctctttgccgagtgtcaaaaaagacactcggcaaagacgggggtttgccgagtgtttttttttttgacactcagcaaaaaaataatttttttcctcttttcaccatgaaattttttctactccccacatacaacatgtggtactccatgttaaaatttggtatattttggatttatttgctatatttatttaattaattgcatttcaaggaaatttttggtataagtcaaatttgaactgcaagtgattcaaattatggaaaaaaatgagtagaaaaatgatattcatgttatttggcccaatttgagacctaacccatgaaatgaaaagaaatttcgaacatcttgttcaaaaAACACGActatgaacgtgtggcagtagtatttttaaattgtaaaaaaaaacaagcaacgtctgaaaatcatgagatttgtcatgatgtgatgatataatacgtggaggctgtggaaaaaaattgagaaggttttgcacatttcatcatgtacaatgattacaaaccgaagcatctcagaagaagaataataactttgagaggatttgataagatttagagtcgaagtgacggtcgagtttggtttgactacaaaactttttgtatagtcaatagagaatatatattggttcgtgtgaaaatttggtatttttttgaaactgttggatattttttaaatttttttcaaaataagtttgccgagtgtcctacgttggacactcggcaaagaaaccctttaccgagtgtccacataggacactcggcaaaccagaccccccctcaaaacaacccccccccccccccgcgcgcgcaGACCGCCCGGCCCCCACTCCcctccagcgccccccccccccccggccccctccctgcgccccccggccccctccctccagcgcgcgcccccggccccctcccctccctctcctccggcggaccCAGCgccctgccgccaccgccgccgcccccccccccccccccccggggccCTCTCCCTCCAGCGCGTGCCCCcgaccccctcccctccctctcctccggcggacccagggcggccccggccccctcccctctcctccggcgggcccctcccctccctccctccctccgccgccggtcagATCCGGGcggctcgaggggagggggcttcGGAGGGGGCCAGATCAGGGCGGTGGCCGCGGATCGAGGGGAGGggtcctggcggcggcgcgcccctgcccctcccccacccctctCCGGCGGATCCGACGGCACCGACCCTCCCCTCATTGGATCCGGCGGCCGTGGGCCTCGGCGGCTGGAGCGCGTCGGCGGCGTTGACGAGGCAGGACAGTtcgtccacctccaccaccgccagcgaCGGGTTACAAGTACCCCTACTACTCCGAGCTAGGttcggtcgccgacggcgtcATGATGGTCGACGCGGACAACTTTTGGAATGTCGTCGACAACTTCtgggtgctggcggtggtggctgtcgtggcggccggtggtggcggagctggtggtggtggcggccggtggtggcagagctggcggtggtggcggagctggcggccggtgatggcggcggcggcgtaacaggattttttttatttttttaaaaaattggatgccgagtgttttctggccactcggcaacGACTTTGCCAAGTGtgcgacacaaaacactcggcaaatccaggTTTGCCGACTcgaaatttgccgtgtgccgtttgccgagtgttacactcggcaaacggttcgccgagggtattttgcccttcgccgagtgctccTGGCAGTCGGCAGTTTTCCTGTCTCCCGTAGTGGCGATAGGGCACAAGGTTAAGATGATCAGGGCGGGAAGCTGAAGGATGTGGTGCAGATTTAGGTGTGAAAGAACTTTGATTTCCACTTGTTTAGATCATATGGTTCAGGTTTACATTGCTAAAGTGGTGGTTATGCAATGAAAAGGTCATGATGGATTCTTGAAATGtcatgaaaaggaagaagatagtGTTAATCAGTTGGAATGTCATGGAAGTACTTACTTCCGAGACAGCTTGTCCGAAGCTATTTCATTATCAAAAGCAAATGTTGGTTTTAGCCAAAACATGTGCTTGACCTCACCCTCTAGACACACCGTGCCAACAAGCCGCTCCCACCGAGTCCATTATCCATGGCAAGTGGAGCTCTATAGTATGTAATTTAGGCTAATAGAGCTTCTTCCCTCCTTTATAACCAGTTGTTGAGAAATATTGTACATATGAATACGCATTGTTTAGGCCAGCAACTGCCGTCCGTACTCACCTAAATTGAACCAACCAAGATATGGACAAATTCCAATCTTACCAGCACAGCGGTTCTTTTGAAGACCGCAATAGCCATCTATATCGAGAACCACACATAGAATCGCTAGAGAAATATCGATGAGACCGTGCCCTGAGCCTAGAACATCATGAGCACTTCACCAgtgctagatttttttttaacgaacccaTACGTGTTTCATTGGTATAACAGAAAATACAAGACTCCAGTCCTGGGAGGCTATaggcaagaaaaggaaaagaaaagaaaagaaaacagactCGCCCGATTGGATTAAAACATCAACGCAGGTAACCACTCAACTCAAACCCGCCACACCCGACCAGTTGGGATGGGACGTCAGCGTGGCCTCACCACTCCACTCACCACGGCGGCATCCATCAACATTCACGCTCATATATTCGCCGAAAGCTCCAAGCGTGGCCCTGCATCGACAGGAACCGATAGAAGCGgactgcaccgcaccgagaaggccaccgccatgcaggACCCTCCGTTGTAGTGCCGCTGCAGCATCACACTCCACCTAACAGAATGATACCATCGAATCCGAACCTCTCGCAAGCTGCttcgcagtcgccaccacgataacacaacacGCGGGGGTCTCGCCACATCCGCCATTGGACTCCACTTCGCActcgtcgcctcgaagaaaaTACCGCgtgcgggggcctcgccacgcccgccacAGTACTTCACGTCACGGATCCATTTCTTTTGTCGCCgtcagagtggtgagcaatgttgccccgctccacaagatctccatcaatcagccaagccgccgccgcaggacgACTTTGCCTCGTTTCTTCACCCGAGCAAAAGCCTCCGCCGCCATGTCAGCAAGCCAGAGAAGTCGTTTACGCTGTCTTCCGATGATGTACCGCACCGGGTAGTCCAGCCAAGCTAAGCAACCCGCTACGATCCGTTGCAATCCTAGTTGTCCCACGATGCTGTTGCCGCAAGTGCCGTCCTCCGACACAGTTCCACGCAGCACTGgccgttgccaagcaacgccagcgGCTGTGGTTCGCTGCAAGTAGCCAAGATCGACAACCATGCAACAATCCCTAGCCCCCACCATAACTGTTGTCGCCTCCACGTGACCTTAGCAACACCTGTCCAGCTTGCCACGCGGCGGAATTCCCGCCACCAGCTGCGGCCGCCCATGACCAATGGACCGGCAATGCTATAAACCGAGATGGGTatctagagacgacgcctccaaggagagCATGATGCCAATAGCACCGTCATCACTTGTCCAGGATCTGGAcaaggttttcacccagaggatCCCATGCAGCAAGGTTGTAGCTCAGACATGACGAGCCCAACGGGGAGAACGACGCCCTAGGGCGccgccgtcatctccaccagcaagCACGCCGGTGAGGGCTTTCGCCGAAGCATCCAAACACCTCACTGCACACTCACAGCTCGGCCAGTCCACATTCACGGCAACCCATCCGAGGTGGCATCGCCGCTGTGCCTCCACGTCGCCGTACCCCCACTCCTCGCACGTGGCCACCGTCACACCGCCTCACCATCACACGTCATCGGGCATTTCCTTGGGGCGTCAGCACCTTACACACGTGCCTCTCCGCGTGCAGCCTCCTCCACGTCGCGCGAGCCCCCACCAGCACCTAGCTGCCTCTCTCTCCAATCACCGCCTCCGCAATTCCCCAGTCGAGGAGAGGTAGCCGGACGCCGCCCATAGCACCACCTTAGTGCTGCCACCGCATCCCTGCGCCAGGCGTCCCTGCTGTGCCTCCATGGCATTGCTGGCACACCTTGCACAAGCCACTCCGACCGCAacaccacaccaccaccattGAAAACACAGGAGCTGCCATGCCATGCAGGTGGGAATGAAGAATCCGCGGCCGCCGTCACTGCTGGCCCTGAGCTCGGACGTCACCGCCCGCAGCCCCTCTCCCTGCTGGGCCGCCGTCTCGCTCCTTGCTGCCGTCCCGCGGCCACCATGTCGCTCACCTAGTTGCCGACGAACCCACCGCACACGAGGCCCGGACACCCCAGCGGAGCATCACGCCCCAACGGCAGCCCAGTGGCACCCTCACCggaccgccgccggccccgtaGCATCGCGCCCCAGGGGCAGCCCGGCTAGCGCCCTCCACTACTGCAGACACGCCCACATCGCCCCGTGCCGGCCGCTGCCACGCACAGTCTTCTCGCCCGCGCCATCTCCTTGCCCCACGCCGGggtggccgccgctgccgcgcgcggCCCCACACCCCGCGCTGCCTATCACCCACGCGCCCACCGTCCTCCACCCGAACCGCTGTCGCCATCGCATGACCTCGCTCCGCACCGCTCGTCGCTTGCCGGAAAGGGTCGTGGGCGGCGGATCTGGGGGCGGGAAAGCCGGATCCGCCCACGGCAAGGCCGGATCTGCCCACAGCAAGGCCGGATCCATGCTGCCGCCACTTTGGCGCGCCGCTCAGCCAGGGTCTCCTTGCGCCGCCCCACACCGGCCGGAttgccctgccgccgctgccatccTCGGGAGCTGCACGGGCTTCCGGCGACCCCCTCCGGTGACGACGATGTGGGCATGAGAGGGGGGGGGGTTTGGCGGCGGCAGCTAGGGCGCCTCCTGTGTCTCCCTATGGCTCATGAATTCTATGTAAAACCGTCCCCGTGCTAGATTAAAGGACCGTCTATTTTAAAGAAGGTCACCATCAACTCCATCCAAACAATGATTTTACAATGGACATGAAACACATAACCAAAAGCCCAAAATCATCAAAACAAGATGGATAAGGGACcaagattaaattaaaaatctaCCATCACCACCA harbors:
- the LOC117842481 gene encoding uncharacterized protein; the encoded protein is MRRTYAHPCFPSQRDDGPTQASQAHPYTPSLLPSFPPERTTSSSICSGAWTQQIDRGRERAATADGMLLLRRRAAAALLLVFAAAAAMEEASSLPVVEPMELYFSPAELARIAGYGEEPVSSVSVSGQVACELCLRRGSDLLAFELPGAKVAVLCETECPNDQAANSALATTDEFGNFTIDLPSQLHATANLERACTVKVLQLPADSSCRLRHQPSTTYGLMLASQEDGVRAYTTGVIRLQNNDTPHGKCVSVEERTGRR